A window of the Nitrosomonas cryotolerans ATCC 49181 genome harbors these coding sequences:
- a CDS encoding DEAD/DEAH box helicase, which translates to MSKQQPNLHIEPEVSIDFVDHIDHWLEYLTALLGNADKATKPKLERQIKYLLGFRAGTNCNINHNRLLQYYYSNQAKEGGDNISLPDESYSAEDECVPNKRSSEAQASVDSFIAEFKAREGSTSMSIHPTQPIQKSYQPNDSAFKLILKALASEDLFFMQGPPGTGKTTAIVEIVLQLIKAKPNVRILISSETHVAVDNALDRLANEASTELMESILRYPKFSISEFECEKTPQADALTRADTLWHKAHEAAPELTKQLWTDLAACVENDSGVPSIARWQARSLAEMHQVIGVTCNQIDHLRDRETQMFDLAIVDECSKATMPEWLMAMSVAKKCILVGDHKQLPPTFCTEESEVLEQMNDNKEGLIRNGVIERLFENLPSNMKGTLGKQFRMLPDIGLFISHHFYKGELEHHRTETDHEFQDFGWLTYKSNGYRVPAQRGEEKKILINCFEIRIIMDRLAEINERLLQAKIERKISVALITPYRAQSKELCKALKKHDFRETITVEVDTVDAFQGRQADIVFFSFVRNTGPAKFYADDRRMNVAISRARDAVYLVGDVDYIVSKSKSLSVLGALIKLPILNKHGNKDF; encoded by the coding sequence ATGAGCAAACAACAACCGAATTTGCACATCGAGCCCGAAGTATCCATTGATTTCGTCGATCACATCGACCATTGGCTTGAGTATCTCACGGCACTGCTTGGCAATGCTGATAAAGCAACCAAGCCGAAGCTGGAGCGTCAAATCAAATATCTACTAGGCTTTCGCGCCGGTACGAACTGCAATATCAATCACAACCGACTGCTGCAATATTACTATAGCAACCAAGCCAAGGAAGGCGGCGACAACATCTCTTTGCCCGATGAGAGCTACAGCGCTGAAGATGAGTGCGTTCCGAACAAAAGATCGTCTGAGGCACAAGCCAGCGTAGATAGCTTTATTGCGGAGTTTAAAGCCCGGGAAGGTTCAACCTCCATGTCGATCCACCCGACTCAGCCTATCCAAAAAAGCTACCAGCCCAACGATTCTGCCTTCAAGCTAATCCTCAAGGCTTTGGCCAGCGAAGACCTGTTCTTCATGCAAGGGCCGCCAGGTACTGGCAAGACAACGGCAATTGTGGAAATCGTCCTGCAGTTAATAAAAGCTAAGCCCAATGTTCGTATCTTGATTAGCTCTGAAACTCACGTGGCCGTTGATAATGCTTTAGACCGCCTAGCAAATGAGGCATCCACCGAGCTTATGGAATCAATCTTGCGCTACCCAAAGTTCTCTATTTCTGAGTTTGAATGCGAAAAAACTCCGCAGGCAGATGCGCTAACACGAGCGGATACTCTCTGGCACAAGGCTCACGAAGCAGCTCCAGAGCTGACCAAGCAGCTATGGACTGATCTGGCTGCATGTGTAGAGAATGACAGCGGTGTTCCCTCTATTGCTCGCTGGCAAGCCCGCAGCCTTGCTGAAATGCACCAGGTGATTGGCGTCACCTGCAATCAGATTGACCACCTGAGGGATAGAGAAACTCAGATGTTCGACTTGGCCATCGTCGATGAATGCTCTAAGGCTACTATGCCAGAATGGCTCATGGCTATGAGCGTGGCCAAGAAGTGCATTCTGGTCGGCGACCACAAACAGTTACCGCCTACGTTCTGTACGGAAGAGTCAGAAGTTCTGGAGCAAATGAACGATAATAAGGAGGGGCTGATCCGAAACGGAGTTATCGAGCGACTCTTTGAGAACCTGCCATCAAATATGAAAGGAACCCTGGGCAAGCAGTTCCGCATGCTTCCGGATATTGGTCTGTTCATCTCTCACCACTTCTACAAAGGAGAGCTTGAGCACCATCGCACGGAAACCGATCATGAATTTCAGGATTTTGGTTGGCTTACATACAAGTCCAATGGCTACCGCGTACCTGCTCAGCGGGGTGAGGAGAAGAAGATTCTAATCAACTGTTTTGAGATCCGAATTATTATGGACCGCCTTGCTGAGATAAATGAACGCCTCCTGCAAGCCAAGATCGAGCGAAAAATCAGTGTAGCCCTCATCACGCCATACCGCGCCCAGAGCAAAGAGTTGTGCAAGGCATTAAAGAAACACGACTTTAGAGAGACCATCACGGTGGAAGTCGATACTGTAGATGCTTTCCAAGGTAGGCAAGCTGATATCGTGTTTTTTTCATTTGTTAGAAATACCGGGCCTGCAAAGTTTTACGCTGATGACCGGCGAATGAACGTTGCCATTTCCCGTGCTCGTGATGCGGTGTATCTGGTTGGTGACGTTGATTACATCGTAAGTAAGAGTAAGAGTTTGTCGGTACTAGGTGCGCTGATCAAGTTACCCATCTTGAACAAACATGGCAACAAAGATTTCTGA
- a CDS encoding AAA family ATPase has protein sequence MKKIAFLAQKGGSGKTTLAVHTAVAAAESGEIVVVIDTDPQKSATVWGNSRMQETPIVATAVATDLGRVIEAAIQEQMTLVIVDTAPHAAPAATHIVRAVDLVVIPVRPTAFDVAAVGSAVDIVKAAGVRAVFALSACPFRSPEIAETRIVLAEYGLPVAPTEIIDRRAFARAIATGRSVTEFESDGKAAIEIRAFWAWLREELK, from the coding sequence ATGAAGAAGATTGCTTTTCTTGCCCAAAAGGGTGGAAGTGGTAAAACAACACTCGCAGTACATACAGCCGTAGCTGCTGCTGAATCTGGAGAGATTGTCGTTGTCATCGACACCGATCCTCAAAAGAGCGCCACAGTTTGGGGTAATTCTCGAATGCAGGAGACACCTATTGTTGCGACAGCTGTCGCTACTGATCTAGGTCGTGTGATTGAAGCTGCCATTCAGGAGCAAATGACATTAGTAATCGTTGACACTGCCCCTCATGCAGCCCCAGCCGCTACGCATATCGTTCGTGCTGTCGATTTAGTAGTTATCCCTGTTCGTCCCACTGCTTTTGACGTTGCTGCTGTCGGGAGTGCTGTTGATATTGTCAAGGCAGCAGGTGTTCGTGCAGTGTTCGCTTTGTCAGCCTGTCCGTTTCGCTCACCAGAAATTGCAGAAACTCGGATTGTATTAGCGGAGTATGGTTTGCCAGTGGCGCCAACTGAAATTATTGATCGTCGCGCTTTCGCGCGTGCGATAGCTACAGGCCGATCTGTCACTGAATTTGAGAGTGATGGAAAGGCTGCAATTGAAATTCGCGCTTTTTGGGCGTGGCTTAGGGAGGAATTAAAATGA
- a CDS encoding HD domain-containing protein, which yields MKSLEELVFKYWGKADQNYQGKQKWHPLVYHSLDVAAVGFEYLNQEKIISNWFCNELNNNYSDWVHWASFW from the coding sequence ATGAAGTCGCTAGAGGAACTGGTTTTTAAGTACTGGGGTAAAGCAGATCAGAACTACCAAGGTAAACAGAAGTGGCACCCACTGGTTTATCATAGTCTTGATGTGGCCGCAGTGGGATTCGAGTATTTAAACCAAGAAAAGATTATTTCTAATTGGTTTTGCAATGAGTTGAATAACAATTATTCTGACTGGGTGCATTGGGCCTCTTTCTGGTGA
- a CDS encoding IS3 family transposase (programmed frameshift), with protein MVAKKQYTKEFKLDAVSLVLDQSYTVAEAACNLEINANMLRRWIKEYQADNDGQAFRGNGKLTPEQEEIRRLKLENKQLKMEKPNTKGGGGLLRERNEVKYSFITQKKKTYPVGMMCRLFRVSRSAYYDYVRRRANYFDNSYHIKLIDIIFDIAESSHYTYGSRRIKKALNAIGYTVSRWRVRSLMKETGVQVRHRKKYRLTTNSNHKQPVFDNKLNRQFDVAGPNQVYVGDITYIWTQEGWLYLAIVIDLFSRKIVGWGMSSRMKARLVCDTLRMAIWQRRPQIGLIVHSDRGSQYASKEYRRLLKDNGFIGSMSRLGDCWDNAVAESFFGSLKQERVQWKSYQTRYEAQQDILQYISMFYNSYRLHSYLGYKSPNQYEAEAAKMIKVA; from the exons ATGGTAGCAAAAAAACAATATACAAAAGAATTTAAATTAGATGCAGTAAGCTTGGTATTGGATCAGAGTTATACAGTTGCAGAAGCTGCATGTAACCTTGAGATCAACGCCAACATGCTCAGGCGATGGATCAAGGAATACCAGGCGGATAATGATGGGCAGGCATTTCGAGGGAATGGAAAGTTAACGCCGGAACAAGAGGAAATTCGACGTTTAAAGTTAGAAAACAAGCAGCTTAAGATGGAGAAAC CAAATACTAAAGGAGGCGGCGGTCTTCTTCGCGAAAGAAACGAAGTAAAATATTCGTTCATCACCCAAAAGAAGAAGACCTATCCAGTTGGCATGATGTGTCGGCTGTTTAGGGTGAGTCGTAGTGCATATTATGATTATGTTCGGCGTCGAGCAAATTATTTTGATAATTCGTATCACATCAAACTCATTGATATTATTTTTGATATTGCAGAATCCAGCCATTATACCTATGGTAGCCGTAGAATAAAGAAGGCTTTAAATGCAATAGGTTATACGGTTAGTCGGTGGAGAGTTCGAAGCCTGATGAAAGAGACTGGAGTTCAGGTAAGACACCGGAAGAAGTACAGATTAACAACGAACAGTAATCATAAACAACCGGTATTCGATAATAAGTTGAATCGACAGTTTGATGTTGCTGGCCCAAATCAGGTGTATGTTGGTGACATCACATACATCTGGACGCAAGAAGGTTGGTTGTATTTGGCGATTGTAATTGATTTGTTTTCCAGAAAAATAGTTGGTTGGGGTATGAGTTCAAGAATGAAAGCGCGGTTGGTTTGTGATACGTTGAGGATGGCCATATGGCAGCGTCGACCACAAATTGGTTTGATTGTACATTCGGATCGCGGGTCACAATATGCCAGTAAAGAATATCGAAGATTGCTAAAAGATAATGGTTTTATAGGAAGCATGAGTCGTCTGGGTGATTGTTGGGATAATGCTGTTGCAGAAAGTTTCTTTGGCAGCCTAAAACAGGAGCGTGTCCAATGGAAAAGCTATCAGACCCGCTATGAAGCACAGCAGGATATATTGCAGTATATTTCCATGTTCTACAACAGTTACCGACTACATTCATATCTGGGATACAAAAGTCCAAATCAATATGAAGCAGAAGCCGCAAAAATGATAAAAGTCGCTTAA